In a single window of the Streptacidiphilus sp. P02-A3a genome:
- the cobN gene encoding cobaltochelatase subunit CobN, which produces MSTADTDLLAARTADAGYRIGNPSRIDPGTELPELLRGADVVVVRLLGGRRAWEEGLAVITASGLPTVLLGGEAVPDAELMGMSSVPAGVVAEALTYLVEGGPANLGELARFLSDTVLLTGEGFAAPQPMPQYGVSGERDWVEGRPSVAVLFYRAHELSGNTRFVETLCEAVEAKGGNALPVFCGTLRGADPGLYQLLGRCDAVVATVLASGGTVAADASAGGDEESWDMGALAELDVPVLQGLCLTSSRAAWEASDAALTPMDAAMQVAIPEFDGRIITVPFSFKELGTDGIPGYVADPERAARVAGIALRHAALRHKPNAEKKIAVVFTAYPTKHSRVGNAVGLDTPASAVRLLDSLREAGYGVSGYPSSGDELIHRLIAAGGHDVEWLTEEQLRAAPARVPLADYRGWFEALEPELREGVRRHWGEAPGSLYVDGDEIVLASLEFGNVVLMIQPPRGFGENPIAIYHDPDLPPSHHYLSAYRWLERSWGADAIIHLGKHGTMEWLPGKGLGLSAGCAPDAVLGELPLVYPFIVNDPGEGTQAKRRGHATVVDHLVPPMARADTYGDLAKLEQLLDEYALVKDLDPAKAPAVRAQIWTLVKAAELHHDLHVDDQPDEDAFDEFVMHIDGYLCEIKDVQIRDGLHILGGGPVGEARVNLVLAVLRSAQVWGGKADALPGLRASLAREFGVVEKELLARPGAPAQASAELLKLVEGPSRTGSDVVDLLEQLCRRLAEGMEAADWAPTAAGPLVVEVMGRHLPDAVAVLEFAAHEVVPRLERTTDELTHVLRALRGGYVPAGPSGSPTRGLVNVLPTGRNFYSVDPKAIPSRLSWEVGQALADSLVERYLTDNGEYPRSVGLTVWGTSCMRTQGDDIAEILALLGCRPLWDDASRRVTGFEVVPAAELGRPRIDVTVRISGFFRDAFPHVVGLLDDAVRAVAELDEPDHVNYVRAHVEQDTAEHGDRRRATARIFGSKPGAYGAGLLPLIDARNWRSDADLAEVYAVWGGYAYGRGLDGRNARGDMEQAFRRISVAAKNVDTREHDLVDADDYFQYHGGMVAMVRHLTGTSPEAYVGDSATPDQVRTRTLGEETHRVFRARVVNPRWMAAMRRHGYKGAFEMAATVDYLFGYDATAGVVDDWMYEKLATEYVFDAENQEFMRQSNPWALRGITERLLEAADRQLWAEPDQDTLDRLREVYLELEGDLEGGE; this is translated from the coding sequence CTGTCCACCGCCGACACCGACCTGCTGGCGGCCCGCACCGCCGACGCGGGCTACCGCATCGGCAACCCGTCGCGGATCGACCCGGGCACCGAACTGCCCGAACTGCTGCGCGGCGCGGACGTGGTGGTGGTCCGGCTGCTCGGCGGGCGGCGCGCCTGGGAGGAGGGCCTCGCGGTGATCACCGCCTCCGGCCTGCCGACCGTGCTGCTCGGCGGCGAGGCGGTGCCGGACGCCGAGCTGATGGGCATGTCCTCGGTACCGGCCGGCGTGGTCGCCGAGGCGCTGACGTACCTGGTCGAGGGCGGACCGGCGAACCTCGGTGAGCTGGCCCGGTTCCTGTCCGACACCGTGCTGCTGACCGGCGAGGGCTTCGCCGCGCCGCAGCCGATGCCGCAGTACGGCGTCAGCGGCGAGCGCGACTGGGTCGAGGGGCGGCCGAGCGTCGCGGTGCTGTTCTACCGCGCGCACGAACTGTCCGGGAACACCCGGTTCGTGGAGACCCTGTGCGAGGCGGTGGAGGCGAAGGGCGGCAACGCGCTGCCGGTCTTCTGCGGCACGCTGCGCGGCGCCGACCCGGGTCTCTACCAACTGCTCGGCCGCTGCGACGCGGTGGTGGCCACGGTGCTGGCCTCGGGCGGCACGGTCGCCGCCGACGCCTCGGCCGGGGGCGACGAGGAGAGCTGGGACATGGGCGCGCTGGCGGAGCTGGACGTGCCGGTGCTCCAGGGCCTGTGCCTGACCTCCAGCCGCGCCGCCTGGGAGGCCTCGGACGCGGCGCTGACGCCGATGGACGCGGCCATGCAGGTCGCCATCCCGGAGTTCGACGGCCGGATCATCACCGTCCCGTTCTCCTTCAAGGAGCTGGGCACGGACGGCATCCCGGGCTATGTCGCCGACCCGGAGCGGGCCGCGCGGGTGGCCGGGATCGCGCTGCGGCACGCGGCGCTGCGGCACAAGCCCAACGCCGAGAAGAAGATCGCGGTGGTGTTCACCGCCTACCCGACCAAGCACTCCCGGGTCGGCAACGCCGTCGGCCTGGACACCCCGGCCTCGGCCGTGCGGCTGCTCGACTCGCTGCGCGAGGCCGGTTACGGGGTAAGTGGATACCCCTCCAGCGGTGACGAACTGATCCACCGTCTGATCGCGGCCGGGGGCCACGACGTGGAGTGGCTGACCGAGGAGCAGCTGCGGGCCGCCCCGGCGCGGGTGCCGCTGGCCGACTACCGGGGCTGGTTCGAGGCACTGGAACCGGAGTTGCGGGAGGGGGTGCGCCGCCACTGGGGCGAGGCCCCGGGCAGCCTGTACGTCGACGGCGACGAGATCGTGCTGGCGTCACTGGAGTTCGGCAACGTGGTGCTGATGATCCAGCCGCCGCGCGGCTTCGGCGAGAACCCGATCGCCATCTACCACGACCCCGACCTGCCGCCCTCGCACCACTACCTGTCGGCCTACCGCTGGCTGGAGCGGTCCTGGGGCGCGGACGCGATCATCCACCTGGGCAAGCACGGCACCATGGAGTGGCTGCCGGGCAAGGGCCTCGGCCTGTCGGCCGGGTGCGCGCCGGACGCGGTACTCGGCGAACTGCCGCTGGTCTACCCGTTCATCGTGAACGACCCGGGCGAGGGCACCCAGGCGAAGCGGCGCGGGCACGCCACGGTGGTGGACCACCTGGTGCCGCCGATGGCCCGCGCCGACACCTACGGCGACCTGGCCAAGCTGGAGCAACTGCTGGACGAGTACGCCCTGGTGAAGGATCTGGACCCGGCGAAGGCCCCGGCCGTGCGGGCGCAGATCTGGACCCTGGTGAAGGCCGCCGAGCTGCACCACGACCTGCATGTGGACGACCAGCCGGACGAGGACGCCTTCGACGAGTTCGTCATGCACATCGACGGCTACCTGTGCGAGATCAAGGACGTGCAGATCCGGGACGGGCTGCACATCCTCGGCGGCGGCCCGGTCGGCGAGGCGCGGGTGAACCTGGTGCTGGCGGTGCTGCGCTCGGCGCAGGTGTGGGGCGGCAAGGCGGACGCGCTGCCGGGTCTGCGGGCCTCGCTGGCGCGGGAGTTCGGCGTGGTGGAGAAGGAGCTGCTGGCCCGGCCCGGTGCCCCCGCTCAGGCAAGTGCCGAGCTTTTGAAGCTGGTTGAGGGACCGTCACGCACCGGCTCGGACGTGGTGGACCTGCTGGAGCAGCTGTGCCGCCGACTGGCCGAGGGCATGGAGGCGGCCGACTGGGCGCCGACCGCCGCCGGTCCGCTGGTGGTCGAGGTGATGGGACGTCATCTTCCGGACGCGGTAGCGGTGCTGGAGTTCGCGGCGCACGAGGTGGTGCCCCGGCTGGAGCGGACCACGGACGAGCTGACGCACGTGCTGCGCGCGCTGCGCGGCGGCTACGTCCCGGCCGGTCCCTCCGGATCGCCGACCCGCGGCCTGGTCAACGTGCTGCCGACCGGGCGCAACTTCTACTCGGTGGACCCGAAGGCCATCCCCTCCCGGCTGTCCTGGGAGGTCGGCCAGGCCCTGGCCGACTCGCTGGTCGAGCGGTACCTGACCGACAACGGCGAGTACCCGCGCTCGGTGGGCCTGACCGTGTGGGGCACCTCCTGCATGCGCACCCAGGGCGACGACATCGCCGAGATCCTGGCGCTGCTCGGCTGCCGCCCGCTCTGGGACGACGCCTCGCGCCGGGTGACCGGCTTCGAGGTCGTCCCGGCGGCCGAACTCGGGCGCCCGCGCATTGATGTGACGGTCCGTATCTCCGGCTTCTTCCGGGACGCCTTCCCGCACGTGGTCGGGCTGCTGGACGACGCGGTGCGGGCGGTGGCCGAGCTGGACGAGCCGGACCACGTCAACTACGTGCGCGCGCACGTCGAGCAGGACACCGCCGAGCACGGCGACCGGCGCCGGGCCACCGCGCGGATCTTCGGCTCCAAGCCGGGCGCCTACGGCGCGGGGCTGCTGCCGCTGATCGATGCCCGCAACTGGCGTTCCGACGCGGACCTGGCCGAGGTGTACGCGGTCTGGGGCGGCTACGCCTACGGTCGGGGCCTGGACGGCCGGAACGCGCGCGGGGACATGGAGCAGGCGTTCCGGCGGATCTCGGTGGCCGCGAAGAACGTGGACACGCGCGAGCACGATCTGGTGGACGCCGACGACTACTTCCAGTACCACGGCGGCATGGTGGCCATGGTCCGGCACCTGACCGGGACGTCGCCCGAGGCGTACGTGGGCGACAGCGCCACGCCGGACCAGGTGCGCACCCGCACCCTGGGCGAGGAGACGCACCGGGTGTTCCGGGCCCGAGTGGTCAACCCGCGCTGGATGGCGGCGATGCGGCGGCACGGCTACAAGGGCGCGTTCGAGATGGCCGCGACCGTCGACTACCTGTTCGGCTACGACGCCACGGCCGGGGTCGTCGACGACTGGATGTACGAGAAGCTGGCCACCGAGTACGTCTTCGACGCGGAGAACCAGGAGTTCATGCGCCAGTCCAACCCCTGGGCGCTGCGCGGCATCACCGAACGCCTGCTGGAGGCCGCCGACCGGCAGCTGTGGGCGGAGCCGGACCAGGACACCCTGGACCGGCTCCGCGAGGTCTACCTGGAGCTCGAAGGCGATCTGGAGGGCGGGGAATGA
- a CDS encoding LuxR C-terminal-related transcriptional regulator codes for MSVGDPGEARMTFGVPGRRGGELPAEVTGFIGRSVELASVQRMLGLSRMVTLTGPGGVGKTRVALRAVSALREHYPDGVYLVELSALADPELLPRTVCAALGLSEQTARPALDLLTEYLSGRATLLVLDTCEHLVDACAMLTDLLLRDSPGTSILATSRQPLDVPGEHTLVIPPLPVETGAEDANGAVALFAQRAAAVVPGFTLTEANTADVLALCRRLDGIPLAIELATVRLRAIPLDQLALRLEDRFRLLTGGRRTALPRHQTLRTTIGWSHELCSPQERLLWARLSVFAGSFDLLAVEAVCSGGELGPDDVLEQLIGLVDKSVVLRVDDPSGTRYRLLDTIREYGAEWLATLGEEEQLRARHFDCYRELASGFAAVFLSSEQLARFRALAGEQANLRAALDHALDRPERARAALSLTVDLCGYWACAGQLAEGRHWLLRALAGAPEAGPDRARALTAVGHFDLLMGQYDEVGQCLAEAYAIASDLGDPVLLGHVEQYRGLHAVSGDDWETSERCFQRARELLQPTGDRFALAVLSNLETVGMILRDRPDRAARLSAQALADIADAPGERWIRGFLLVFRGMALWLRGEQEECARTAREALCVKGDLEDAVGIAYSLELLAWSAVAQRRPERGAWLLGAAEEQWKRSGRPLSGVESMLRHRIESERLARAELGAERYEQAAGLGRRLPLSQLVELALADADTPADLPRQAAPPPEPGPGPLTRREREVAALVAAGLSNREVAERLVISKRTADAHVEHILAKLGVSSRAEITPLLDGRA; via the coding sequence GTGTCGGTCGGAGATCCGGGTGAGGCGAGGATGACCTTCGGGGTGCCGGGGAGGCGCGGCGGCGAACTGCCCGCGGAGGTGACCGGCTTCATCGGCCGCAGTGTCGAACTGGCGTCCGTGCAGCGGATGCTGGGCCTCTCCCGGATGGTGACCCTGACCGGTCCCGGCGGGGTCGGCAAGACCCGGGTCGCGCTGCGGGCGGTTTCCGCGCTGCGCGAGCACTACCCGGACGGCGTCTACCTGGTGGAGCTGTCCGCGCTGGCCGACCCGGAACTGCTGCCGCGCACCGTCTGCGCCGCGCTCGGGCTCAGCGAGCAGACCGCCCGCCCCGCGCTCGACCTGCTCACCGAGTACCTGTCCGGGCGCGCCACGCTGCTGGTACTTGACACCTGCGAACACCTGGTCGACGCCTGCGCGATGCTGACCGACCTGCTGCTGAGGGACTCGCCCGGCACCAGCATCCTGGCCACCAGCCGCCAGCCGCTGGACGTCCCCGGCGAGCACACCCTGGTCATCCCGCCGCTGCCGGTGGAGACCGGCGCCGAGGACGCCAACGGCGCGGTCGCGCTGTTCGCCCAGCGCGCCGCCGCGGTCGTCCCCGGCTTCACCCTCACCGAGGCCAACACCGCCGACGTACTGGCCCTCTGCCGCCGCCTGGACGGCATCCCGCTGGCGATCGAACTGGCCACGGTACGGCTGCGGGCGATCCCGCTGGACCAGCTGGCGCTGCGCCTGGAGGACCGCTTCCGGCTGCTCACCGGCGGCCGCCGGACCGCCCTGCCGAGGCACCAGACCCTGCGCACCACCATCGGCTGGAGCCACGAACTGTGCTCGCCGCAGGAGCGGCTGCTGTGGGCCCGGCTCTCGGTGTTCGCGGGCAGCTTCGACCTGCTCGCGGTCGAGGCGGTCTGCTCCGGCGGCGAACTCGGCCCGGACGACGTGCTGGAGCAGCTGATCGGCCTGGTCGACAAGTCGGTGGTGCTCCGAGTCGACGACCCGTCAGGAACCCGCTACCGCCTGCTCGACACCATCCGCGAGTACGGCGCCGAATGGCTGGCCACCCTCGGCGAGGAGGAGCAGCTGCGGGCCCGGCACTTCGACTGCTACCGGGAGCTGGCCTCCGGCTTCGCGGCGGTCTTCCTCAGCTCCGAGCAGCTGGCCCGGTTCCGCGCGCTGGCCGGTGAGCAGGCCAACCTCCGCGCCGCCCTCGACCACGCCCTGGACCGGCCCGAACGCGCCCGGGCCGCCCTGTCGTTGACCGTCGACCTGTGCGGCTACTGGGCCTGCGCAGGGCAGTTGGCCGAGGGAAGGCACTGGCTGCTGCGGGCGCTGGCGGGCGCGCCGGAAGCCGGACCCGACCGGGCCCGGGCGCTCACCGCGGTCGGCCACTTCGACCTGCTGATGGGCCAGTACGACGAGGTCGGCCAGTGCCTGGCCGAGGCGTACGCCATCGCCTCGGACCTCGGCGACCCGGTGCTCCTCGGCCATGTCGAGCAGTACCGCGGCCTGCACGCGGTCTCCGGCGACGACTGGGAGACCTCCGAACGCTGCTTCCAGCGGGCCAGGGAGCTGCTCCAGCCCACCGGCGACCGGTTCGCGCTGGCCGTGCTGTCCAACCTGGAGACCGTCGGCATGATCCTGCGGGACCGCCCGGACCGGGCCGCGCGGCTCTCCGCCCAGGCCCTGGCCGACATCGCGGACGCCCCGGGGGAGCGCTGGATCCGGGGCTTCCTGCTGGTCTTCCGGGGCATGGCGCTGTGGCTGCGCGGCGAGCAGGAGGAGTGCGCCCGCACCGCCCGCGAGGCGCTGTGCGTCAAGGGCGACCTGGAGGACGCCGTCGGCATCGCGTACAGCCTGGAACTGCTCGCCTGGAGCGCGGTCGCCCAGCGGCGCCCGGAGCGCGGCGCCTGGCTGCTCGGCGCGGCCGAGGAGCAGTGGAAGCGGTCCGGACGCCCGCTCAGCGGCGTCGAGTCGATGCTCCGCCACCGCATCGAGTCGGAGCGCCTGGCCCGCGCCGAACTCGGCGCCGAACGCTACGAGCAGGCCGCCGGGCTCGGACGGCGGCTGCCGCTGAGCCAACTGGTGGAACTCGCGCTCGCCGACGCGGACACCCCCGCCGACCTGCCCCGGCAGGCCGCGCCGCCGCCCGAGCCCGGACCGGGCCCGCTGACCCGCCGCGAACGCGAGGTCGCCGCGCTCGTCGCCGCCGGCCTGTCCAACCGCGAGGTGGCCGAACGGCTGGTGATCTCCAAGCGCACCGCCGACGCCCACGTCGAGCACATCCTGGCCAAGCTCGGCGTCTCCTCGCGCGCGGAGATCACCCCGCTGCTCGACGGCCGGGCGTAG
- a CDS encoding putative cobaltochelatase has protein sequence MSSRYPFTAIVGMEDLRLALLLNAVSPAVGGVLVRGEKGTAKSTAVRALAGLLPPLAAVQGCRFGCDPAAPDPQCPDGPHGPDAPAAERPTRLVELPVGVSEDRIVGSLDLERALAEGVKAYEPGLLAAAHRGVLYIDEVNLLGDHLVDLLLDAAAMGRSYVEREGVSVRHAARFLLVGTMNPEEGELRPQLLDRFGLTVEIAATRDPELRAEVVRRRLAYDADPEGFAARWTEEERDLAERIVAAQELLPRVRLGDGALRQITATCAAFEVDGLRADIVMARTAVALAAWAGRTTVLAEDVRTAAKLALPHRRRRNPFDAPGLDEDTLEQALQQSAGEDPDGSDQPDGPDGPDGPDGPEDDGPGGGGGGGGQDAPSDGPAAADGPAAPEQPAGERPAPEQQQSRSGESAPAPAAAAAPPYRTRLYQVPGTGEGAPGRRSRARTDTGGHTVRAARPSGALQRLHLAATITAAAPHQLARGRDGRALKLRRDDFRQQVREGREANLVLFVVDASGSMAARQRMSAVKGAVLSLLMDAYQRRDKVGMITFRGSEAVLALPPTSSVEVGAARLEQLPTGGRTPLAAGLLRAHETLRLERLRDPRRRALLVVVTDGRATGRAGGGAAPLVEARRAARLLAAQGTAAIVVDCEHGPVRLGLAAELAGHLAGTAVRLDELAADSMTDLVRSIRKEAA, from the coding sequence ATGAGTTCCCGCTATCCCTTCACCGCGATCGTCGGCATGGAGGACCTGCGGCTCGCGCTGCTGCTGAACGCCGTGAGCCCGGCGGTCGGCGGGGTGCTGGTCCGGGGTGAGAAGGGCACCGCCAAGTCGACGGCGGTGCGCGCGCTGGCCGGGCTGCTGCCGCCGCTGGCGGCCGTCCAGGGCTGCCGCTTCGGCTGCGACCCGGCCGCGCCCGACCCGCAGTGCCCGGACGGGCCGCACGGCCCGGACGCGCCCGCCGCCGAGCGGCCGACCCGGCTGGTGGAGCTGCCGGTCGGGGTCTCCGAGGACCGGATCGTCGGCTCGCTGGACCTGGAACGCGCCCTGGCCGAGGGCGTGAAGGCGTACGAGCCGGGGCTGCTGGCGGCGGCGCACCGGGGCGTGCTCTACATCGACGAGGTGAACCTGCTCGGCGACCACCTGGTCGACCTGCTGCTGGACGCCGCCGCGATGGGCCGCTCCTACGTCGAGCGCGAGGGCGTCTCGGTCCGCCACGCGGCCCGGTTCCTGCTGGTCGGGACGATGAACCCGGAGGAGGGGGAGCTGCGTCCGCAGCTGCTGGACCGGTTCGGGCTGACCGTGGAGATCGCCGCGACCCGCGACCCCGAGCTGCGCGCCGAGGTGGTCCGGCGGCGGCTGGCGTACGACGCCGACCCGGAGGGCTTCGCCGCGCGCTGGACCGAGGAGGAGCGCGACCTGGCCGAACGCATCGTCGCCGCGCAGGAGTTGCTGCCACGGGTGCGCCTCGGCGACGGGGCGCTGCGGCAGATCACGGCCACCTGCGCGGCGTTCGAGGTGGACGGGCTGCGCGCGGACATCGTGATGGCGCGGACGGCGGTGGCGCTGGCGGCCTGGGCGGGCCGGACCACGGTGCTCGCCGAGGACGTCCGCACCGCGGCGAAGCTGGCGCTGCCGCACCGGCGCCGCCGGAACCCGTTCGACGCACCGGGGTTGGACGAGGACACACTGGAGCAGGCGCTACAGCAGTCGGCCGGGGAGGACCCGGACGGCTCGGACCAGCCGGACGGCCCCGACGGCCCTGACGGCCCTGACGGTCCTGAGGACGACGGACCCGGTGGCGGCGGCGGGGGCGGCGGGCAGGACGCGCCCTCGGACGGTCCCGCCGCGGCGGACGGTCCCGCCGCGCCGGAGCAGCCCGCCGGGGAGCGGCCCGCGCCGGAGCAGCAGCAGTCCCGGTCCGGGGAGTCGGCGCCGGCCCCGGCGGCGGCGGCCGCCCCGCCCTACCGGACCCGGCTGTACCAGGTGCCCGGCACCGGCGAGGGCGCCCCCGGGCGCCGCTCGCGGGCGCGGACCGACACGGGCGGCCACACCGTCCGGGCCGCCCGCCCCAGCGGCGCGCTGCAACGGCTGCACCTGGCCGCCACGATCACCGCCGCCGCCCCGCACCAGCTGGCGCGCGGGCGCGACGGGCGGGCGCTGAAGCTGCGCCGGGACGACTTCCGGCAGCAGGTCAGGGAGGGCCGCGAGGCCAACCTGGTGCTGTTCGTGGTGGACGCCTCGGGCTCGATGGCGGCGCGGCAGCGGATGTCCGCCGTCAAGGGCGCGGTGCTGTCGCTGCTGATGGACGCCTACCAGCGGCGGGACAAAGTCGGCATGATCACCTTCCGGGGCTCGGAGGCGGTGCTGGCGCTGCCGCCGACCTCCTCGGTGGAGGTCGGCGCGGCCCGGCTCGAACAGCTGCCGACGGGTGGGCGGACGCCGCTGGCGGCGGGCCTGCTGCGGGCCCACGAGACGCTGCGGCTGGAGCGGCTGCGCGACCCGCGCCGCCGGGCGCTGCTGGTGGTGGTCACCGACGGCCGGGCCACCGGCCGCGCGGGCGGCGGCGCGGCCCCGCTGGTGGAGGCGCGGCGGGCGGCGCGGCTGCTGGCCGCGCAGGGCACCGCCGCGATCGTGGTGGACTGCGAGCACGGCCCGGTGCGGCTCGGCCTGGCGGCCGAGCTGGCCGGGCACCTGGCGGGTACCGCCGTCCGCCTGGACGAGCTGGCCGCCGACAGCATGACCGACCTGGTTCGATCGATCCGAAAGGAGGCGGCGTAA
- the cobO gene encoding cob(I)yrinic acid a,c-diamide adenosyltransferase has protein sequence MPQGQPSTVPDDGLTTRQRRSLPVLAVHTGPGKGKSTAAFGLALRAWNQGWPIGVFQFVKSAKWKVGEEHALRVLGASGEGGSVAWHKMGEGWSWVQRTIADSEEAAREGWAQVQRDLAAETYRLYVLDEFTYPLHWGWIDTEEVLSVLRDRPGSQHVVITGRNAPQPLLDAADLVTEMTKVKHPMDAGRKGQPGIEW, from the coding sequence ATGCCGCAGGGACAGCCGAGCACCGTTCCCGACGACGGACTGACGACCCGTCAACGACGAAGCCTGCCCGTGCTCGCGGTCCACACCGGACCGGGCAAGGGCAAGTCCACGGCCGCCTTCGGGCTGGCGTTGCGGGCCTGGAACCAGGGGTGGCCGATCGGGGTGTTCCAGTTCGTCAAGTCGGCGAAGTGGAAGGTCGGCGAGGAGCACGCGCTGCGGGTGCTGGGGGCCAGCGGCGAGGGCGGGAGTGTGGCCTGGCACAAGATGGGCGAGGGCTGGTCCTGGGTGCAGCGCACCATCGCCGACAGCGAGGAGGCCGCCCGCGAGGGCTGGGCGCAGGTCCAGCGGGACCTGGCGGCCGAGACCTACCGGCTGTACGTGCTGGACGAGTTCACCTATCCGTTGCACTGGGGCTGGATCGACACCGAGGAGGTGCTGAGCGTGCTCCGGGACCGCCCGGGCAGCCAGCACGTGGTGATCACCGGCCGCAACGCGCCGCAGCCGCTGCTGGACGCGGCGGACCTCGTGACCGAGATGACCAAGGTCAAGCACCCGATGGACGCCGGGCGGAAGGGCCAGCCGGGGATCGAGTGGTGA
- a CDS encoding cobyrinate a,c-diamide synthase, with amino-acid sequence MDIPRVVIAAPASGSGKTTVATGLMAALSARGLAVSPHKVGPDYIDPGYHALAAGRPGRNLDAFLSGPERLAPLLLHGAAGADVAVVEGVMGMFDGAAGRGEFASTAHVAKVLRAPVVLVVDASSQSRSVAALVHGFASWDPQVRLGGVILNRVASDRHEQLLREALEEGGGVPVLGALRRRPEVATPSRHLGLVPAAERDAEALRAVRDMGELVRAGVDLDALLALARSAPPLSEPPWSAATEIAGRGGPAAGRPVVALASGAAFSFSYAENAELLAAAGAEVAPFDPLRDRALPPGTAGLVIGGGFPEVYAEQLSANAPLRAQVAALAASGAPLAAECAGLLYLGRSLDGLPMCGVLEVDARMTERLTLGYREAVALSDSPLAVSGTRVHGHEFHRTVCEPAAGAAAAWGWRAADGPRLEGFTGPSVHASYLHLHWSGAPELPLRLVRQAARQH; translated from the coding sequence ATGGACATTCCCCGTGTCGTCATCGCCGCACCCGCGTCCGGCAGCGGAAAGACGACCGTGGCCACCGGGCTGATGGCCGCGCTGAGCGCGCGCGGGCTCGCGGTGTCGCCGCACAAGGTAGGGCCCGACTACATCGATCCGGGCTACCACGCGCTGGCCGCCGGGCGTCCCGGGCGGAACCTGGACGCCTTCCTGTCGGGTCCGGAGCGGCTGGCGCCGCTGCTGCTGCACGGCGCGGCGGGGGCGGACGTGGCGGTGGTCGAGGGGGTGATGGGGATGTTCGACGGGGCGGCCGGGCGCGGCGAGTTCGCCTCGACCGCGCACGTCGCCAAGGTGCTGCGGGCGCCGGTGGTGCTGGTGGTGGACGCCTCCTCGCAGAGCCGGTCGGTGGCGGCGCTGGTGCACGGTTTCGCCTCCTGGGATCCGCAGGTGCGGCTCGGCGGGGTGATCCTGAACCGGGTGGCCTCGGACCGGCACGAGCAACTGCTGCGGGAGGCGTTGGAGGAGGGCGGCGGGGTTCCGGTGCTGGGCGCGCTGCGGCGGCGCCCCGAGGTGGCCACCCCCAGCCGCCACCTGGGCCTGGTCCCGGCGGCGGAGCGGGACGCCGAGGCGCTGCGGGCGGTCCGGGACATGGGCGAACTGGTGCGCGCGGGCGTCGATCTGGACGCGCTGCTGGCGCTGGCCCGGTCCGCTCCCCCGCTGTCCGAGCCGCCGTGGAGCGCGGCGACGGAGATCGCCGGGCGGGGCGGTCCGGCGGCCGGACGGCCGGTGGTGGCGCTGGCCTCGGGCGCGGCCTTCTCCTTCTCCTACGCCGAGAACGCCGAACTGCTGGCGGCGGCGGGCGCGGAGGTCGCGCCGTTCGACCCGCTGCGGGACCGGGCGCTGCCGCCGGGGACGGCCGGACTGGTGATCGGCGGCGGCTTCCCCGAGGTGTACGCGGAGCAGCTGTCGGCCAACGCGCCGCTGCGGGCACAGGTGGCGGCGCTGGCGGCGTCCGGCGCGCCGCTGGCCGCCGAGTGCGCCGGGCTGCTGTACCTGGGCCGCTCGCTGGACGGGCTGCCGATGTGCGGGGTGCTGGAGGTGGACGCGCGGATGACCGAGCGGCTGACGCTGGGCTACCGGGAGGCGGTGGCGCTGTCCGACAGCCCGCTGGCGGTGAGCGGTACCCGGGTGCACGGGCACGAGTTCCACCGCACCGTCTGCGAGCCCGCCGCCGGGGCCGCCGCGGCCTGGGGCTGGCGGGCGGCGGACGGACCCCGTCTGGAGGGGTTCACCGGCCCCTCGGTGCACGCCTCCTACCTGCACCTGCACTGGAGCGGCGCGCCGGAGCTGCCGCTGCGGCTGGTCCGGCAGGCCGCCCGGCAGCATTGA
- a CDS encoding polysaccharide deacetylase family protein: MTSSQMNDRVPVLMYHSVHADPAPRTRALSVHPDDFAAQLAVLYDMGFTAVTMATLVRHWRRQALGLEAPRLPDRPVVLTFDDGYADFHRTVLPLLAEHRATASLYVTTGWLADAGSWSAGLPLGESLSWGQLAEAAAEGVEIGGHSHSHPQLDQLPPALLAHELTLNQYLLEQRLQRPLETFGYPFGYSDARVRRAVRGRGYAGACAVANAMAEPRQGPYALSRLTVRRGTGLEDFCALVQGHSLARLYGRDRLLTRGYAVARRGRRMLVRTTAADTPSGTEISQPHHGG, from the coding sequence ATGACGTCAAGTCAGATGAACGACCGGGTGCCGGTGCTGATGTACCACTCGGTGCACGCCGACCCCGCCCCGCGGACCAGGGCGCTCTCGGTGCACCCGGACGACTTCGCCGCGCAGCTCGCGGTGCTGTACGACATGGGCTTCACCGCGGTCACCATGGCCACCCTGGTCCGGCACTGGCGCCGGCAGGCGCTCGGACTGGAGGCGCCCCGGCTGCCGGACCGGCCGGTCGTACTGACCTTCGACGACGGCTACGCGGACTTCCACCGGACGGTGCTGCCGCTGCTGGCCGAGCACCGGGCCACCGCCAGCCTCTACGTCACCACCGGCTGGCTCGCCGACGCCGGGTCCTGGAGCGCGGGCCTGCCGCTGGGGGAGTCGCTGAGCTGGGGCCAGCTGGCCGAGGCCGCCGCCGAGGGAGTCGAGATCGGCGGGCACAGCCACAGCCATCCGCAACTCGACCAGTTGCCCCCGGCGCTGCTGGCACACGAACTGACGCTCAATCAATATTTGCTGGAGCAGCGGTTGCAGCGCCCGCTGGAGACCTTCGGCTACCCCTTCGGCTACTCCGACGCCAGGGTCCGCCGGGCGGTGCGCGGCCGCGGCTACGCCGGGGCCTGCGCGGTGGCCAACGCCATGGCCGAACCCCGGCAGGGCCCCTACGCCCTGTCCCGGCTCACCGTGCGCCGCGGCACCGGCCTGGAGGACTTCTGCGCGCTGGTCCAGGGCCACTCGCTGGCCCGGCTGTACGGCAGGGACCGGCTGCTCACCCGGGGCTACGCGGTGGCCCGGCGCGGTCGCCGGATGCTGGTCCGGACCACCGCCGCCGACACGCCTTCCGGCACCGAGATCAGTCAACCGCATCACGGCGGGTAG